GTTTTTTCAGATCCATATTAGTGGCAGTGATCACTTTGGCATCAACAGGTATTTCATCATATCCGCCAATTCTCCTGACAACACCCTCCTGAAGCACCCTGAGAATTTTTGCCTGAGGTCCGGGAGGCATATCGCCAATCTCATCAAGAAAAATAGTCCCGCCGGCTGCCGCCTCAAACAGGCCGGGCTTGCCCTTTTTCCTGGCACCGGTAAAGGCTCCACGGGCATAACCAAAGAGTTCACTTTCGATAAGAGATTCGGGAATGGCAGCACAATTTATGGGAATAAACGGGCCGGACCGGCCACTTTCAAAATGAATTGCCCTGGCAAAAAGTTCTTTGCCGGTACCACTTTCACCGGTAATGGAAATGATTGCGTCAGTATCTGCAATCTTTCTGGTGAACTGTATCAGATTTTGCACCACGGGGCTTTGACCGATAAAATCATCAAAAGTTACCTGCAGTGGTCGGGAAACGGCATCAACCATTTCCTTGACCACTTTCAGGTCCTGCAGAAGTAATACTGCACCGACACGCTTGCCGGAAGAATCAGTTATTGGTTTGGCCGAACCGTAGAATTCGATTCGGCCCCGGCTTGTAATTACACTTTTTCTCCGGCTGACCTGAATTCCTTTTTTCAAACATTCAAACAGGATGGAATTCTCCAGGGCCAGCTCACTGATATGAGTTCCGATAACCTGCTCATAGATCAATCCGAAAATATTACAGGCAACACTGTTGATGGTGTTTATTCTACCACTCTCATCTACAGAAATTATGCCCTCACTCATTCCATCAAAGAGAGTACGAAACCATTCCTCCCGCATTTCATGGGGAGCCACTCTATTTTGCGCCATTCCCGAATACCTGCAAGTGCCGGAAAAAGCTCGAGAAGCGCTGAGCCATCAAAAGGATAATCCGGTTTTTCAATCTCAAGCGAAATGGTTGCCAGTCCCTGCTTCTGCTGCAGTTCCATGGTAACAATGTTAAGGCTCTGTTCAGTCATAAGCCTTGCCACATCAAAGACCAGGCCTATTCTGTCCTTAAATTTCAGTTCAAACTTAAGATTTCCGGACATATGGTTTCAATTTAAAAAGCATGAAGCCTCCACGGATTCACAAAAGAACGAATCAGCCACCCAGGTATGCCTTTTTCACATCAGGATTATCCAGCAACTCTTCTGAAGTGCCCTCAGCCGTTATT
The DNA window shown above is from Desulfomarina profundi and carries:
- a CDS encoding sigma-54 interaction domain-containing protein is translated as MAQNRVAPHEMREEWFRTLFDGMSEGIISVDESGRINTINSVACNIFGLIYEQVIGTHISELALENSILFECLKKGIQVSRRKSVITSRGRIEFYGSAKPITDSSGKRVGAVLLLQDLKVVKEMVDAVSRPLQVTFDDFIGQSPVVQNLIQFTRKIADTDAIISITGESGTGKELFARAIHFESGRSGPFIPINCAAIPESLIESELFGYARGAFTGARKKGKPGLFEAAAGGTIFLDEIGDMPPGPQAKILRVLQEGVVRRIGGYDEIPVDAKVITATNMDLKKLIREKRFREDLYYRINGFTIQIPPLRERLIDIPLLAAAFLHRFNARLGKKDQVLSKAALAKLLKYTWPGNVRELKSVIERGAILSDSDMIGVDSILISSEVDLFVHRDEGLGFQNDMGLKSLMGQYEKQIIVESLNRTRSIRQAARALKISHTALIRKIGKYKLQKGDKSFQWN
- a CDS encoding ACT domain-containing protein, with the protein product MSGNLKFELKFKDRIGLVFDVARLMTEQSLNIVTMELQQKQGLATISLEIEKPDYPFDGSALLELFPALAGIREWRKIEWLPMKCGRNGFVLSLME